Part of the Desulfatiglans sp. genome is shown below.
CCAGTCAGAACCTATCTTGTCTATCTCATCAAGCATAAAGATGGGGTTTCTTGTTCCTGCCCTTTTAATGGCCTGTATGATCCTGCCTGGCATTGCGCCTATGTATGTCCTGCGATGGCCTCGTATCTCAGCCTCGTCCCTCATCCCGCCAAGGCTCATCCTTGTGAACTTACGGCCTAAGGCCCTTGCAATGCTCTTGCCCAGGCTTGTCTTGCCCACACCAGGGGGGCCTGCAAAACATAAGATTGCGCCCTGTGCCTCTCCCTCCTTGCCATCTGAAGCGGGATCAGCCTCAATACCCCTTTCATATACAAGTTTACGTACTGCCAGATATTCTATAAGCCTGTCCTTTACATCCTGAAGGTCATAATGATCCTCATTAAGGATCGCCCTTGCGTTTTCAATATCAAGCTGGTCTTCAGAAAATTTATTCCATGGAAGGTCAACTATCCAGTCAAGATATGTCTTGATAACCGGGTGCTCCGCAGAATGGGGAGACATGCCAGCCAGCCGTTTCAGTTCACGCCTTGCCTCCTTTTCCGCCTCTTCAGGCAGGTTTGCCTCCTTGAATTTTCGTTCATATTCCTCGACATCTGTGCCTGACTGGTTTTCATCAGACTCGCCCAGCTCCTTCTGTATGGCCTTCATCTGCTGCCTTAAAAAATATTCCTTGTGGGCCTTATCCAGTGTCTCCTTTGCCTCATTCTTGATCTTGTTATCAAGCATCAGGATCTCTTTCTGATGGGTCAAATGGGCAATAAGCATTTTGATCTTTTCCTTAAGATCATCAGACTCTAAAAGGGCCTGTGCCTCATCAATACCAAGACCATGATTTGCAGCGGTCATATAGGTAAGGTACCTGGGGTCTTCTATCTGGTCAATAAAGCTTGCCGCATTTTCAGGAAAGCTTGGCGACATCCTGACTACTTCCTTTGCTAAATCTCTCAGGCTGTGCACCATTGCCTCAAACTCAACCCCCTCTTCATAATGATCCGGGGCTTCAACTATTTTGGCAGTCAGGTAAGGGTATGAACTTGACCAGCTCTCCACCCTGAACCTCTCCAGACCCTGAACAATTATATTGATTGAGTTATCCGGAGACTGAAAGACCCTGGTGATCGTAGCTATGGTGCCAACATCATAAAGCTGTCCGGGATTAGGCTCTTCGATATCAGGCATTTTTGATGTGATAAGCCCTATAAGCCTGTTACCCTTAATAGCGTCCTTTATAAGGCGCTCTGACCTGGGCACACCTATAGGAAGATGTATTATTGTATGGGGAAAAACGATCATATTTCTTAATGGAAGAATCGGGAGCTCTTCCGGTAAATCATTTAACAGCTCAGATCTTTCATCTATATTTATCGTGTTAGAATCACTCATTATTTTACCCTCCCATCTATCGTGAACCTGCTCAGCTTCAAAGGATCCAACTAAACAGGAATATATTAAACTGCAAACTACATGAATTACCAAAAAACTATGGTCTATAACTAAGCATCAGTGAAATGAATGTCAAGGCAGGGCAGCTCCGGAACAGGGTTATCTCGTGAGCAGTCTTCAACCCTTGAAAGGCCATGTAGAATAAAAGCCTCTGAAATCAGGATGGATTTTAAAGCCTGGGTATGCTACTTAACTGCCTGCAAAAAAGGGGATGCAAAATCATCTACCTCTTTTTGAAGGTTATATATCTCTGTCCATATCATTGACAGGTCATTGTCCTTCCTCTTAAGATCAGCATCACCATAGCAGGGTGTCAGCTCAACTCTCCTGAGTTTATCCTTGAGCATACTGATTTCCCGCCTGACATTTCTTTTCACTTCTCCCCTTCTTAATCGAAACATTCTCTTTACTCCTTTAATGAATATTGCCTGATATAATTTAATATCGGCATTGCAGCCTATTACATTCAATTTTCATGCCATTTTCTATCTTTTTTATCCATTTGTAAAATTTATTTTTTATACTGAATCCAGGTAGTTACAACATAATTCTTAAACCGGAATAAATTTGCTTATATTTACAGGGGGTTATAATTATTAAAAGTATATAAAAAAAAGCACCTCCGGGCACTTTTCCACACATAAAAACAGCTTATACTGCTCAAGGTGTTTTTAATAATAACCGTATTTCAATACAGAACAGGCAAAAAATCGTTCAACTCTTACATCCATATGCCCACAACAGTGACACATGCATCCATCTGTGAGGCACTGGATAAAAGAAGGTAACCCTTTTGGAGTATAAAAATTGCTATTGACATGTGCAAAGGATTCCTTAATATATTCTGCAATTACATAATACTCAGGGGAATATTAATGCTGCCAGGCACTGTTAAAAATATAAGTATCTTTTTG
Proteins encoded:
- a CDS encoding AAA family ATPase; this encodes MSDSNTINIDERSELLNDLPEELPILPLRNMIVFPHTIIHLPIGVPRSERLIKDAIKGNRLIGLITSKMPDIEEPNPGQLYDVGTIATITRVFQSPDNSINIIVQGLERFRVESWSSSYPYLTAKIVEAPDHYEEGVEFEAMVHSLRDLAKEVVRMSPSFPENAASFIDQIEDPRYLTYMTAANHGLGIDEAQALLESDDLKEKIKMLIAHLTHQKEILMLDNKIKNEAKETLDKAHKEYFLRQQMKAIQKELGESDENQSGTDVEEYERKFKEANLPEEAEKEARRELKRLAGMSPHSAEHPVIKTYLDWIVDLPWNKFSEDQLDIENARAILNEDHYDLQDVKDRLIEYLAVRKLVYERGIEADPASDGKEGEAQGAILCFAGPPGVGKTSLGKSIARALGRKFTRMSLGGMRDEAEIRGHRRTYIGAMPGRIIQAIKRAGTRNPIFMLDEIDKIGSDWRGDPSSALLEVLDPAQNHAFRDHYLDVDFDLSDVIFITTANQLDTIPAPLRDRMEIIQLEGYTEHEKVK